The sequence cagattctacaataaaattcagcaattaaaattatatatatacaaaaacctgatatagttggctacacattcctgctcCCAGCATGCAAAGGGGGTAGACAGACACATGAGCTGTACTCAAATGCCagagactggtgggaggctcaatgatggtcctgacgctggcctcaaccgtaagcctggtggaacatctccgccAAAATGATAGCTTGTCTTTTAGTTTCCAGATGCTGATGTTTGGTCTTGACAGATTAACTGTCGGTCTATTTGGAAAGCCAGTGGACCAAAAACTGGTGTCCTGATTGGATTAGTTAATTGGACGGTGTTGTGTTTACATCTGCAGGCCTGTTCAAAATGCCCACACGGGTCTAGATCTGTCAGTTCCAGAGTACCAGGAAATCCGGGGGAAGATGATGTCTGGCCACGTGGAATATAATATTGTGGTTGTTACTCAACTGGCTGCATTCAAATCAGCAAAACACAAACCGGAAGACATCATTCAGTTTATGGTAACTGGTCATTTTATCTTTTACTGTGTGAGAGAAGGAATAACTAGGAACTGCAGCTGTTCATGATTCTTATATGTTTGATAGTTAATGGCCAGACTAGTTGGCAGTTAGGCCCTGATGTATTGGGCCTATCCATATCTTTGCAACTTCTATCTACCAGGATCACAGAATGTAGACagctaatcagggctttttttctgggaaaagaggtggtggaactcagtgggttgccctcagagaaaatggtcacatggctggtggccccgccccctgatctccagacagaggggagtttagattgccccagcgcggagagcaatctaaactcccctctgtctggagatcagggggcggggccaccagccatgtgaccattttcaagaggttccggaactccgttccaccgcattcccgctgaaaaaaagccctgcagctaaTGCTGCGTGCACGTGTGCCTGATACAAAATGTATGTAAAACTTTTAAACAAGATGACAGTCAGGTGGAAGGCTGAGTCTTTTCAGTTGTGTGCATGGAAGACATCACATTTGAGGCATAACCCTGCTTGAGGAGTGGTAAGCCTGAGTACGGGGCTGTACCATATTATTGTGTGCACATTATGTGCATGTTATTGTGTGCACGTTatgatgcttcgctaatgagttagggaccataaacttcaccactatgttgccttgcatattatttgttgctttgaatatgtactcctatacactacctgtacttcatgttatcagtgtcagtcctagaattgattatgttctgtttcagcaattcttcaactttgtattgtatccttgctaatgctatatctttgtaaaatcctatgacattgtttatggaaatgtccttgatactgtatggatgaatggggaaggcaatggcaaaccaccccataaaaagtctgccaagaaaatatcgtgctgcaacatcccccccatgggtcagtaatgattccgtgcttgcacaggggactccctttacctactgtatggaaatgtccttgatactgattgtactaatctcacactatgcaatccgccttgagtcagtgagaaaggcggactataaataaataaacaaaaaaataagaataaaaagtATTCAATTGTGAGTCACCACCACCTGTAGTCTTGAAGGGTACGATCCTGACATGGGTACTACCTTAGTAAGACCTTGGCTTTAACTGGCCTTTATTTAGACATCTCAGAAGATGTATGTTCTGACTGAGAAACTCTTTGTAACTTGACACAAGCTGGTCCAATATGAAAGTGTCACCTTTTTGTATCTTTATGTTGTATATGTATTGGCTGAGGCCAACACAGCAGTTACTGTGTGTAACTAAACTCCAGTGCTGAAAATTGCAGGCGTTTTAGCTGTACTGTATTTGGCCCATATTAAGCTGCCCCTGCGTAGTTAACAGTGCCGTCCTAGGCAGAGTTATACCCATctgtttaagatggcactgttaattGTGTAAATgaattgcttatttatttatctcttaCATATTCCCTACTGATCAATGCTTATATTAAATATAAATAGAAGACTTTTGAATGAAGTGGCTGTGAGTAAAACTGCCACTTACACAGTTCTTCTTttttataaattaataaaaaatatttgcaCAAATTTACACAAACTTGGTGGGTGGCTGTAGGTAAGCCACGGGAATGCAGCCCCTTCCCATTTGCAATACTGGAGCTGGCCTACCGTATGGTGCTAGTTGAAGATTTTAGGTGCTAAGTATTGTTATCAATCAAGTCTCAGGGGAAATTAAATGACTTCCTGTACTGTCCAGCCTGCCTCTTCCCCAGCCCTGTTATCTGCGCCCCATCTGCAGAGCTGAAACGGGTGGTGACCAGAGATAGGACTTTTTCACTGGTGCCACCTTTCCTTTGAAATGCCTTGAGGCTGGCTTGGTGCTATCTTACTTTCTTTACTTTACTTGGTGCCTATCTTACTTTTCCTTCCAGGCCAAAACGTTTCTCTCAGGCCTTTATAACTGACAGGTTCCATCTTTTAAATCTGTTCTAATGGCCTGCTTCCAGTCCAGGGACTGCCTTATGAATATCCCTTTAGGCTGCTGGATGTTGTTTATGCAGTATTTATGTCCCTGATTTGTTTTAATTACTTGGATTTCTTAAATTGTTTAGTTGTGAGCTACTTTGAGCAGATTTCTGGAGAAGCGGCATATCcgttttctaaaataaataaataatttgggaAACATCACTTGATGCAtgcactttaaaatatttattcattaacattattatttattaactgacTTCCTacttaaaataaaatggccaatgtaAATTAAAATTATGCAAAACTTATCAAGTAATGTCTCAGGGCTTCTTAGCCATCCCTGTGAAACTGGAGGGTCATTTCTGATTTATGAGAAGCTTTCTTCAATTTagcttttttccctcttttagTCTAGCTATGTTAAAGTGACATTAGTCTTGGTCACTTGCTAGACATTTTGGCTGCTCTGCCTTTCATTCCATTCCAAGAAGATAATGAATTAAAACATTCCCGTGCCACATAAAAATGgcatttttacagtgcaatcctatggagttacttcagtttaagcccattgatttcaatgggcttagactggagtaactcttcagaGGATTGCATTGTCAACCACTGATATATTTTGGGGTCAGTTGAGTGCTGATATGGCCAAATGCCTTAAATAGCTTGACCATGTGCAAGTAGTTGCAACAGCATTTTGGACTGGAAGCTTCTTGCAGatttttaaggggaaaaaatctgtttCCCCTGCCCCTTGTTTCTCCCTGAGATATGTTATATTCCTTTGAAAAACCACAGCAGTTTATATAATGAAAACACCCTTGTTTCACCAAGGCTTGGTCGGGTATTCAAAGCTATATGAGATTGATCAGAGTAGCTCCACCTCACAGACCAATCTCCCATTAAGACTGATAGGTGGAACTGTAACCTGTCTATCGATCAGtatatttagtacattttaatcccaccTGTCGTCTTCAACCTTGTCAGACCCAGGACCCATCTTTAATCCCCAGGTGGCAGTATTGGACCCGCAGAACTACAAGAATGTGACAGGAAGTCACATAACAGCAGATTCCCATAACAGGAAGCAGAGGAACCAAAGTTACTACTTCCTGGGTAGCAGGCCGGGAGAGATGGAGATGGGGAATACCAGCAGAGTACCAGGTGGTATGTGATGGTGAGGAATAAAAAAGGTGTCCTCTCCATTATGGAGTGACTTTACCTCAGCCTCCTGTTGCTgctgtcactgtgtgtgatgccCTTGCATTCTAGAGTTACACTCTAGCAACAGGTCTTTCAAAAACCAAAGGCTGCTCTCtgggactcagggccaaactacaagtgtcgcctgacactagttggacactggtcagcttccctcaagttttgatgggaaatgtaggcagcttggcagaatgttggacaagtgacagttgaaaagtccattggacaacagttggagagccaagctgcaagaccaggatgcctacatttcccatcaaaacttgagggaagctgacaagtgtccaactagtgtcaggcgtcacttgtagtttggctctcagaaactTGCAGTTGGGGGCTCCATGTCTCACATGAAGGTCTGAAATCATGAGCTGATAACTGGTGCTGTAATGAGCAGGTTATGTGGTTTTCCTTATTTTTCGTTTTGTCCTCATTCACAACTCTGGGTCAGACcatacgagacaaaatacactcgaattacgctcgaattacaaaatacacttgaattgcccgtgtaattcgagtgtatttcgtctcgtgtggtgagaccctctgAGAGTTCGGCTGTGCTGtttgtgtgtaactggcccaagatccctCAGTGAGCAGCAGAGCATTGTGGGAGATGTGAACTCAGTTCTCCTGGATTCTAGtcggacactaaccactatattGCACTGGCTCTTGCTGTGATCCCTTGTGCTTCATCGAGACAATTCTCTGCTcaacctcctttcttccctgagcATTTGCAAAATTTGCCTGCAGTTTTCCAGCTGATATGATTGCTGAACTAGACTGAGGGGAGATGAATGGTGCCAGGACATTCATGAATGTATCCTGCATGTGCAAGCCTTCAGCAACATGACTTTGAAGGTGTGTGGAGGGCCATTGAGGcctcttctgtttttttggcaAAAGTAGCAAGTCTCTTCCATTGGTAGAGGCACTCCAGTTTGTCACTTTCTATGTCTGCGCATGGTCTGAAAGGAGACAAACTGGGTAAATAGTATGAATAAAATTGTGGGATAAGATAGACGGGTAAGAGATTTTTAAAGATCTGGGAACTTCAAGGAATCAGATCCAGTGTTTTTTAATTTCACAGAATAGCAGAGGTATTAAGTCTAATAGTCTTTGTACAGACTTCTAGGTGTCAGACTCTTCTCTCCCCTGTCTGCCGCGAAAAAGTCTTTCCTGGTGGCCAGAAGGCTCTCCGGAGCGACATTTTATGCAGTGCAATACTAGAAAATCCATCAGGCATACAAAGAAACAGGGGATCAGCAATTTTGTAACCCTCTACATCTGTTGTTTGCAGACTGAGTTGTTGCACTTGCAGGTGTATCACTGAAAGTATAAAATGCACTGGAGTACACTTTTGTGCAAGGCACAGGCAATAAATATTTGCAATGTGATGTCACAAAACAGTATACTACAGAGTTACTGTGCTCTGATGTTAAAGATAGATGCACTTTTGCTGAGATATGTCATGTATGTCTGATGGATTTAGACACAGAAAACTTTGAAGATGCTATAGAACCTAGTTTGACTCAGATTACTTTCCCAAATTAATGTATGTAGCAAAATCAAGAAATGCGGGTCACTTTAATGTTTGACGGCTACAGGATGGATAATTCCAGTAGAGGGCACTCAAACACCATATAAGCTGCAAATTCCATAGGCAATGGAGAAAGAATATCATGCTATTAATATTTCCATTTGTAGACTGCTTATATTTCTAGGTTTCTGTTTGGAATCAATGGGTTTccattatttttaaaggaaagaagaGGGAGAAGGTGCATTGTTTTCACTCTGTTAATATGTGAAAAATTAAATGCCTACAAATTTGGTTTTCAGCACTGGTAGGTGAAAGTTCACATCTGTCTAATTGGCTGTCGGGATGACGATGTGCACATATTTGTTGGTGGTTGTGAATTGCTGCATGTGTTCATACTAGAAAAGTTAAAATAACCAGAACAACCTTCCCCCATTGTGGATTTGGGTTTGCGTTTGTTCTTGGTCAGGATATTGTTTAGTGGTTGTCTTGCCCATGAAACAGCCTTCTTCTCAAATCAGCACGTGCACATTCAGAGGACTGATCTGTATCACTTCTCTGCAAGCAAAATGCTCTGAACATAATCATTTATGGTCACAGCCTGGGCCTCTGAAAGTGAGTAGCTACAAACCTGAGTCGGCCCAAGAGGAAGGCAGAAACCATTTCTCCTTGGAGGCTGAATATGTGTTAGAGGCGAGCcaccctagagaaaatggccttCCAGCGCTGAATGATATCCTCCTAATTCAGAACATTTGCAAGTACTTACCTTCATTTCTGTTGTGCTGAGATTTTATcacataataacataacattcgatttatataccgcccttcaaggcaacttaatgccacactcagagcggtttacaaagtatgttgttattatcctcacaacagtcgccctgtgaggtgggcggggctgagagaactctgagagagctgtgactgacccagctggcttctagcagaagagaggggaatcaaatccggttctccagattaaggtcctgccgctcttaaccactacaccaaactggctcaccaaactgTGTTCCCCCTCTCTAACCAGAAACACGAGCAGAATGAGTTTTTGGACAGCATCCATGTTGAGTCCTTAGTGTGTTCTATCTATTTTTTGGGTGATTTGACCCAATTGCCTTCTTATAATTTCCTACTTATGCTCTGTGTCTGAGGTGGGGGAGCTTATTTCACTTCGCAAAGCCTTGTCGCTTTCACCTGTTTTGGCTTCTCATCATATGTCTTGCTCCGGCCTGGCTTCCTTATTTCTCACCGCTGCTCTTGCCCTTCACCAGGCATTGCCTATTAGGCATGGCTCTTGCATGGACTTTTACTGGATCCTGTCGGTGAGTTGTTTCTGTTTGGTGGAGTTATGCCAGAACTGCCACTTGGCTTGTTTTTCGCAAACTCTTATACCACCCTGATTTTTCCCGAGAGCACTGGGACCGCTGTAGCATTACAACTGCAAGGTTTTGTACCGCTCTTCTGCAGCGTTAGTATTTGGAGTAGGTCTCTTGGTTAGAAGAACTTCAGGCACTATCGATGATACCGTCATTCATGAACTTTAAAAAGAGGTTGTTTCCATTTACAATGGCAGGGTTTGTTTCTTCTCTTTGGGAAGCCACTAGCATCCCCTTGTGGGGACATACATCCACTTTAGGTTTTAAGAGATCAGTATGCTCTTATTTTTCCATAGCTGGAAGATGAGTTGATGGTATCCAGAAACACTTTTCTCTTACGGAagcttttcattcattcattcattcattcattcattcattcattcattcattcattcattcatttaattcgatttgtattctgccttccccacaccatcaggctcagggcggattccaattaatagagtcatataaaatacaatatcattaaatatcttaaatattttaaaaagaacgcacgcaacaagcaatacagcagcaggttttgaaaaacatagggcagcagatttcaccagcaaccacctccagaaatgtATGGCAAAGGCTAGGGGGTCGATATCCCTTTGTAGGGGAACAGCTTTCTCTAGGTGGCCAGCAGGGAAGCCCCagggcgtcaaccatatgcctggctgaacagctctgccttacaggcccggcagaaggatagcaaatccggccGGGCCCTGATGCGGACACAGTTTTAGTTTGCTCGAGTTCATCTACTGCATCTGTCACTGAAGTAGAATTTGAAACTAGGTCAAAGTTTTATTtgtatcttgcccttcctccaaggagctcaaggagtGGTACTCGAGGTAAtctcatgttatcctcacaacaccctgtAAGGTTAAGAAAAAGTGATTTTTCTGTACCAGTCAGGATTTTGGGTGGCTTCACTGTTGGGGCCTGAGGTTGGTTCCTGGATAGGGACtgagaggagctgtggctcagcggtccgtcatctgctttgcatgcagaagggcctcGGAGCAATCCATCTCCCGTTAAAAGAACCAGCCGGTAGGTGAtaggaaagacttctgcctgagagcctgaaGAGCCTCTTCCACTCAGATGATACTGACCTTAATCTACCAGTGGTTTGACTTAGTATAAGGTGGGTTCACGtgctcctccctgctctttttgCACCCATGCAGCTAGTTCCATAGTGTTTGAGATGCCTGAATCTCAGGATTGTGCATTCAGGTGCCGTATTGGGCGTACTGATCTTTGTAGAGGCAGGCGCTTTCATTTCAGTCCACAAGTCAGACTTTGATGGCTCTCTTTGCTTTTATCTTGTGCAAGCCTTTGCAGGTCTGTATATGACTCCATCGTctcgtcccccccccctttaatttgttttatgtaattgtattttggGACTTCCTCTCGCTTTCCTTCCACTCGGTTTTCCTTCAATTATATCTTGGAGTAGTTCCTGCATAGATCTCCACCCCCCCCTTTAATTCACTTTATGTAATTGTGTTTAGATCCCTTCCTTCAATCCAATTACCTTTCAATTATACCTTAGTTTTCTGTTTCTTAAAAAAGTGCCATGTCATATGTGTCTGCCTTTGACTATCAGGCAGTAGCATGGGAGGCAGCTGCCTTCCTGCCTGAAATGGAGGGCAGGGTCTTGAAAGCACGTGGTTATCTGTTGTTAGAAGCAGGATAGAGGACAAGGTGGAACCTTGGTTGAAACAAGCACGGCTTTTAAATATTCTTATAATTTGTCCAGAGTTTCAGGGTTGAATGGAATTTGAACCAAGGTCTTAAGGGCTAAAGTCTAATGCTTTATAAAATATATAGACAGAGTCTTGAGGCTTAGTTCAGATGTTAGGAAAactgtaggtttttttttttaactagggCTCACAGGTGATCATTCTTGAAATGTATCTGTTCGTTTATTTAaatggaaatgtatttatttccgACATTTACGTCCCACTTTTTTGTCCAGTCAGAGCCACCAAGGGGCTATTAAAACAGCATGATAAAATACATCAGAAAGCCAATTTAAATTCAGCTAAAATGCATATTATGACAGCAAATTAAAGCTCAAGGCAAGATAGAGGAATCGTTGAAGAAaaaccagatgaaacaaaaaaaatctgtacccactggtggaagatagcGATAGAATATCCTCGCGGAGGGATTTCCCTAAGTTATCAGGTATCAGGTTGCTGATTTTGTTGCCTTAACGCTTTTCCCAACAGAGATCCACTGGTATCCCAGCTGGCATTGTGGTAAGGGCATCGCCAGGGAACCAGCTGGGGTGTCTGCATTTGTGCACCACGCAAACCACAGTTAAGATTAattgtggttaataaaccaacttcctACCATGATTTCTGATCCCGTTTGGATTGGGACCCTACCTACCCATATTTAGTGAGGTGGCCTGTGAGCAGATGATTATTCTAACCGTTGTTAATTTAATTAAACTGTGGTTTTGTGTGACATCTGAATGAAACCTTACTCTTTAGCTTCTGAACCATGTTGGGAATATCTTTCATGGGTGGGAAACCTGCCGTTATGGATGGAAGTTCTTAACTCTGTCATTTGCTAGGACTGCAACAAGGTGATATGAGGGTCCACAGCACCTAAATTCCACACATTTTGCTTCCACAATTACGAGGAATTGTGTCCTTCTTTAAATGCTTCTCCACATTTACCATTTCATGAAGAATATCTTCTGCCCTTGTCATCGCAGGTCTCGAAGAAATATAGCGAGATTGAGGAATTTTATCAAAAACTGGTTACGCGGTATCCACAAACATCTCTGCCTCCACTGCCACGAAAAGTGTTGTTTGTTGGGGAATCTGACATTCGAGAGCGGAGAGTTATGTTCAATGAGATCATGAGATCCATTTCCAAGGAACCAGATCTAGCAACAAGTCCTGAGTTACTGGAATTCCTAGGTAATTCCaaaatattctctttaaaaaCCAAGGGGAATTTCTTCAATATTTAATGGTTCCAATCTTGTGAGTCCGAAATGTTTGTGAAATGAACAGTGTTTGTCCCAAACTTTTTAAGGCTGTTCAAACTGCTACCATGTTAAGCACTTAGTAATGCATATTATAAGAAGTTTAGAAGGTTTTGACATTCTACATGAAGCCTTGCTACAACTAATGTGATCTCGGGAAGGTTTTTAGATCATCTACATATAAAGTTTGACTATGGAATCAGAATCCTTGAAACAAATTTTCATCTTCTTCCTTGGCATAGAGTGTCTAGCAGAATTTATTGTGTGAGTCGGATCAATTTCGGTGAGTTTGCCCATTACTAGTTCATGCCATTGGTTGTTGCCTGTGGGAGGCAGGAAATTCTCTGCGCTTGCCCCAGCAAACATAATGAATTCTAATAAATGCTATGCCCACGGGGGCAGGAAAATTACTGCAGAGATTCAAAGCAGTACTTTGAATCTAATATCTAGACTAGCTCTGAGTAGTTTTACTTAGAGATAATTGATTTTAGTATAAATTAAAAGTAAATGTATTCAGAATCAAAGTGCAAATTGTCTGTTGATTAATAAAGCCTTCATTTGCTGTCTTTTCAAGTTGGTTTATATCTATCCCTTTTTGTAGCTTTGCTCAATCCTGAGGTTAAATTGGACTCCAAaaacattactttttaaaaatgtagcttAAAGATGAGCAATTATCATACAGAATGAATAGCTTTGAAAACTTAATGTGTAataccagggccttttttctgggaaaagaggtggtggaactgaggacCGCACAAtgccgtcactttgggtcagctggaacaaggggggatttttttaaagtttaaatcgccctcggcgaaaatggtcacatggccggtgggcccgccccctgatctccagacagaggggagtttcgattgccctccatgccgctccagcagtgcggagggctatctaaactctcctctgtctggagatcagggggtggggccaccagccatgtgaccattttcaagaggtgctggaactctgttgcactacgttcccgctgaaaaaaagccctgcgtaatACTCTTTCCTTGTTTTCCTTTAAATCCTGTACTCAAGATGCTAGAAATCTGTAGCACTCTTTCTTATAAAGCACttacaagaaaaaaatcattatctTATACTGAAATCctgtgcagttactccagtctatgggCTCAGTCAATGGGctgagtaagtctgcttagggtCTACTTCTACttgagtaagtctgcttaggatttttcTATTAGTTACTGATATATGTTCTGAGAAATGAGTgcttaatgaaaaaaaaaatcaaaattctgcAACTAGTTAACCACATCTGTCCCATGAAGAATTGAATTCTGCAATTATTTGCAATTTAAGCAAATTTGCACATGCTAATTTTCTAATGATTTGTTCAAAATGTTAGTTACATGGAGTGCCGAAATGCTGTCTGGACTACAAGAAATCCTTTCAGCTTCCCCTCTACCCCACCCTGGTTATTAGGCCTTCTGGGACTTTGCTAGGCATTGCCTACCTAGTGGGTTAGAAACTTTTTTTGTTAAGAGTGAAAGCTGATATCCTAAAGAATGTGCTCTTCACATGATGAAGCCAAAGCACCATACATCTACAACATGATTATGGAATCACAGAATACGGTCAGCTGGTTCTCGATATAGTTAGATTACCGGTGCTGGATCTAAGCAGCTGTTTGTGGTAGTTATGCACAGCTTAAATGTCATGTGGTAATGCTTCTTGCCTCTAATCAAAAAGGACTGGATGTCTGAGTAGTAGCAGAATCTGAAGGCTCTAATCAAGGTTGGAATTCTTTGATAATGGCCATATGCGCTGCAGGCTTCATAACATTGCTTTCTTGGGAgacttttaaaacattattgTGCATGGACTGAAAAAAGCAAAGCCCCTCTGTGGCTAGGCAGAAAGATGATTGTCGGactctttcagtgaaatcctaagaagagttacttcagtctaagcctacAGATTTcactgtctgcctgtctctctaGTTAGCTAAGCCATGGTCATACATGACACTCTTTGAAATTCCACAGTAGAGTTGCTACAAATGAAAGGAATCTGCCTATTGGACTCTTAGCTACATGGCACAAAAACTTACTGTttattatataaaaataaatctccCTCTTTCTGTTTGCAGATCTGTCAGCAGTCAGTGAAATGAGCACACGCCAGTAACAGCAGTTGGCTGTTTGAACCAACTTGTTATTCATTCTTCCATGTGTGTTTTTACAGGAACCAGATCTGCTAGCCTGGTTGACTTCAAGGGTAAAAACCTTCCTgataaggaagaggaagaaagtgaaGCTTTTGATTTCTTCAGGGAGGAAGGAGTGCCTGATGTAGTTCCCCAGATCAAGTCACTGAAAGAGCAAGATGTTAAAAGTGctaaagaagaggaagaggatgaTGATGGAGACCCTCTTGGTGTGATCAAGTATGACTCAGGTTTATTATACCATACCGTGTTGTGCCGTTAACTCAAACTTGGTTTATTCCTAAAAAAAGTAATGTTGatgtcttagggccaaactacatgttaaatTTAACACAGTGGCTGTGAGTTCTCCGTGGGAAATCAGTTCTTAAACACTGCAGGGGTGGGAGAAGAAGGAGTTCCAGCCTTCTCCCTTGCTGTGTTTT is a genomic window of Eublepharis macularius isolate TG4126 chromosome 1, MPM_Emac_v1.0, whole genome shotgun sequence containing:
- the HS1BP3 gene encoding HCLS1-binding protein 3 isoform X2 is translated as MQHSPAPAALVTTRPVQNAHTGLDLSVPEYQEIRGKMMSGHVEYNIVVVTQLAAFKSAKHKPEDIIQFMVSKKYSEIEEFYQKLVTRYPQTSLPPLPRKVLFVGESDIRERRVMFNEIMRSISKEPDLATSPELLEFLGTRSASLVDFKGKNLPDKEEEESEAFDFFREEGVPDVVPQIKSLKEQDVKSAKEEEEDDDGDPLGVIKSKKTKKPLPSPVRENKSKLTIFDEELDPDDELFGSAKDFPFTDSKRIMSAKENLKLFEDLDLGGTVMLGDSLLLPPACESREHAVASSLEEDTSELLSPTQQSVAWW
- the HS1BP3 gene encoding HCLS1-binding protein 3 isoform X1, encoding MQHSPAPAALVTTRPVQNAHTGLDLSVPEYQEIRGKMMSGHVEYNIVVVTQLAAFKSAKHKPEDIIQFMVSKKYSEIEEFYQKLVTRYPQTSLPPLPRKVLFVGESDIRERRVMFNEIMRSISKEPDLATSPELLEFLGTRSASLVDFKGKNLPDKEEEESEAFDFFREEGVPDVVPQIKSLKEQDVKSAKEEEEDDDGDPLGVIKSKKTKKPLPSPVRENKSKLTIFDEELDPDDELFGSAKDFPFTDSKRIMSAKENLKLFEDLDLGGTVMLGDSLLLPPACESREHAVASSLEEDTSELLRVEEDFEKMWNLRAKPKLKPKPQVPPKPAVRKKPTTNSKVPVSTAHKEKPAGVKVQSMGEVDILKYIQDNESLGGEEPSLF